A single Carnobacterium inhibens subsp. inhibens DSM 13024 DNA region contains:
- a CDS encoding ATP-dependent Clp protease ATP-binding subunit: MLCQNCNQREATIHLYTNMNGQKGQLDVCQNCYQLIKDAQNRGEIRNSRTPQDPFGFGNLDQFFRSMQNAQNNNFQQNNSAVPPTQSGSGGQPPINKKPGLLGEYGTNLTELARTGTIDPVIGRDKEIERVIEILNRRTKNNPVLTGEPGVGKTAVVEGLAQKIVDGDVPQKLIGKEVIRLDVASLVQGTGIRGQFEERMQQLMDELKKNPQIILFIDEVHEIVGAGSAEGSMDAGNMLKPALARGELQMVGATTLKEYRTIEKDAALERRMQPVRVSEPSVEETVTILQGLQKKYEDYHHVHYTDEAIKSAVTLSNRYIQDRFLPDKAIDLLDESGSKKNLTIQFVDPKQIEDKIAEAAHQKQLALQQEDYEKAAFYRDQAKKFSTMRDQQNPDSDEPTVTEQDMIEIIERKTNIPVGELKEKEQEQLRNLGNDLRQHVIGQDEAIDKVSKAIRRSRIGFNNKSRPIGSFLFVGPTGVGKTELAKQLALELFGSKDAYIRFDMSEYMEKHSVSKLIGSPPGYVGYDEAGQLTEKVRHNPYSLILLDEIEKAHPDVLHMFLQILDDGRLTDAQGRTVSFKDTIIIMTSNAGTGNVEASVGFGAAASGTQKSVLNHLTDYFKPEFINRFDGIVEFNSLTKENLLYIVDLLIKDVNDMLEHQGITIEVTQSAKEKLAELGYDPKLGARPLRRVIQEQIEDRVADFYLDYPSVKELVAKTDEEGNLSVEGKSSETETDSSLVIEESEPND, from the coding sequence ATGCTATGTCAAAATTGTAATCAACGTGAAGCAACAATCCATTTGTACACTAATATGAATGGCCAAAAAGGTCAATTAGATGTCTGTCAAAATTGTTATCAACTTATTAAAGATGCTCAAAATCGTGGAGAAATCAGAAATAGCCGGACACCACAAGATCCATTTGGTTTTGGTAATTTAGATCAATTCTTCCGTTCTATGCAAAATGCTCAAAATAATAACTTCCAACAAAATAACAGCGCTGTTCCACCAACTCAAAGTGGATCAGGTGGACAACCACCTATAAATAAAAAACCAGGACTTTTAGGCGAATACGGAACGAATTTAACAGAACTTGCACGTACTGGTACTATAGACCCTGTTATCGGACGCGATAAGGAAATTGAACGAGTAATCGAAATTTTAAATCGCCGTACTAAAAACAATCCTGTCTTAACAGGTGAACCTGGTGTTGGTAAAACGGCTGTTGTAGAAGGTTTGGCACAAAAAATCGTAGACGGAGATGTACCGCAAAAACTAATAGGTAAAGAAGTTATTCGATTAGATGTAGCTTCTTTAGTTCAAGGAACAGGTATTCGCGGGCAGTTCGAAGAACGAATGCAACAGTTAATGGATGAACTAAAGAAAAATCCACAAATCATCTTATTTATCGATGAAGTTCACGAAATCGTTGGAGCTGGAAGCGCAGAAGGAAGCATGGATGCAGGTAATATGCTTAAGCCAGCACTCGCTCGTGGTGAATTACAAATGGTTGGAGCAACAACTTTAAAAGAATACCGTACAATTGAAAAAGATGCTGCTCTTGAACGTCGGATGCAACCGGTTCGAGTCAGCGAGCCTTCTGTAGAAGAAACAGTTACTATTCTACAAGGTCTTCAAAAGAAATATGAAGATTATCATCATGTTCATTATACTGATGAAGCTATCAAAAGTGCTGTAACCCTATCAAATCGTTACATTCAAGACCGATTCTTACCTGACAAAGCGATTGATTTATTAGATGAATCTGGTTCGAAAAAGAATTTAACAATACAATTTGTTGATCCTAAACAAATTGAAGATAAAATTGCAGAAGCTGCACATCAAAAACAATTAGCTTTGCAACAAGAGGATTATGAAAAAGCTGCTTTTTATCGTGATCAAGCTAAAAAATTCTCTACTATGAGGGATCAACAAAATCCTGATTCTGATGAACCTACCGTAACAGAACAAGATATGATTGAAATCATTGAGCGAAAAACCAACATACCGGTTGGAGAATTAAAAGAAAAAGAACAAGAACAATTGCGTAATTTAGGAAACGATTTGAGACAACACGTTATTGGACAAGATGAAGCTATTGATAAAGTATCTAAAGCCATCCGTAGAAGTCGAATTGGATTTAATAATAAAAGCCGTCCAATTGGCTCGTTCTTATTTGTCGGTCCTACTGGTGTCGGTAAAACAGAGTTAGCTAAACAATTAGCCTTAGAGTTATTTGGAAGCAAAGATGCTTATATTCGTTTTGATATGAGTGAATATATGGAAAAACACAGTGTATCTAAATTGATTGGTTCCCCTCCTGGATACGTCGGTTATGACGAAGCAGGCCAATTAACTGAAAAAGTTCGTCATAATCCTTACAGCCTTATCTTATTAGACGAAATTGAAAAAGCTCACCCAGATGTATTGCATATGTTTTTACAAATTCTTGATGATGGAAGATTAACAGATGCTCAAGGTCGTACAGTCAGCTTTAAAGATACAATCATTATTATGACTAGTAATGCCGGTACTGGTAATGTGGAAGCAAGCGTAGGATTTGGAGCAGCTGCTTCTGGTACTCAAAAATCTGTATTAAATCATCTGACTGACTATTTCAAACCAGAATTTATTAACCGATTTGATGGAATCGTTGAATTCAACTCTCTTACAAAAGAAAATTTATTGTATATTGTAGATCTTTTGATAAAAGATGTAAATGATATGCTTGAACATCAAGGAATCACTATTGAAGTAACTCAATCTGCTAAAGAAAAATTAGCAGAATTAGGATATGATCCAAAATTAGGTGCTCGTCCTTTGCGTAGGGTTATTCAAGAACAGATTGAAGATCGCGTTGCTGATTTTTATCTTGATTACCCTTCTGTAAAAGAATTAGTAGCTAAAACGGATGAAGAAGGAAATCTATCGGTAGAAGGAAAATCATCAGAAACAGAAACGGATTCTTCTTTAGTAATAGAAGAATCTGAACCTAACGACTAA
- a CDS encoding phosphocarrier protein HPr: MEKREFHVVAETGIHARPATLLVQTASKYSSDINLEYKGKSVNLKSIMGVMSLGVGQGADVVISADGSDESEALAGIEETMKKEGLAE, from the coding sequence ATGGAAAAACGCGAATTTCACGTAGTAGCTGAAACAGGTATCCATGCACGTCCAGCAACATTATTAGTACAAACAGCAAGTAAATATAGCTCAGATATCAACTTAGAATACAAAGGTAAATCTGTAAACTTAAAATCAATCATGGGCGTTATGTCTTTAGGTGTTGGCCAAGGTGCTGACGTAGTTATCTCTGCTGACGGTTCTGATGAATCTGAAGCTCTTGCAGGAATCGAAGAAACAATGAAGAAAGAAGGCTTAGCTGAATAA
- the ptsP gene encoding phosphoenolpyruvate--protein phosphotransferase — MVEKLKGIAASDGIAVAKAYLLTEPDLTFNKISVENSDSEIERLNSALKEATKDLEIIRSKAAESLGEEEAQVFDAHLMVLSDPELIGSIESSIKDNKVNAESALKEVTDMFIGMFEAMEDNPYMRERAADIKDVTKRVLSHLLGVKLPNPSMIDEEVIVVAHDLTPSDTAQLNREFVKAFVTDIGGRTSHSAIMARSLEIPAIVGTKDITSLVKEGDLIIIDGLEGDVIVHPETSDVTTYETKAKAFAGQKAEWDKLKDEQTITADGKHIELAANIGTPKDLVGVKNNGGEAVGLYRTEFLYMDSPDFPSEEDQFKAYKEVLEGMEGKAVVVRTMDIGGDKELPYLTLPHEMNPFLGYRAIRICLAQPDMFRTQLRALLRASVFGQLRIMFPMIATLQEFRQAKGMLLEEKAKLVSEGVEVSENIEVGIMIEIPAAAVIADKFAKEVDFFSIGTNDLIQYTMAADRMNERVSYLYQPYNPSILRLIKNVIDASHKEGKWTGMCGEMAGDQTAVPLLVGLGLDEFSMSASSILKTRSLMKRLDTKQMAELADKAINECDTADEVVELVQTYTK; from the coding sequence ATGGTTGAAAAATTAAAAGGGATCGCAGCAAGTGATGGCATTGCGGTAGCAAAAGCATACTTACTAACTGAACCCGATTTAACTTTCAACAAAATTTCAGTTGAGAACTCTGATTCAGAAATTGAGCGCTTAAATTCAGCATTAAAAGAAGCAACAAAAGACCTTGAAATCATCCGTTCTAAAGCAGCAGAATCTTTAGGAGAAGAAGAAGCTCAAGTATTTGATGCTCATTTAATGGTTCTATCTGATCCAGAATTAATCGGGAGCATTGAGAGCTCTATCAAAGACAACAAAGTCAATGCAGAGAGCGCTTTAAAAGAAGTAACAGATATGTTTATCGGTATGTTTGAAGCTATGGAAGATAACCCTTACATGCGAGAACGTGCAGCTGACATCAAAGATGTTACTAAAAGAGTGTTGAGTCACTTATTAGGTGTCAAACTTCCTAATCCTTCAATGATCGACGAAGAAGTGATTGTGGTTGCACATGACTTAACACCAAGTGATACTGCTCAATTAAATCGTGAATTTGTAAAAGCTTTTGTTACCGACATTGGTGGACGTACTTCACATTCAGCTATTATGGCTCGTTCGTTAGAAATTCCTGCAATTGTAGGAACGAAAGATATTACTTCTTTAGTTAAAGAAGGAGATCTTATTATCATCGATGGTTTAGAAGGCGATGTAATCGTTCATCCTGAAACATCAGATGTTACAACTTACGAAACAAAAGCGAAAGCTTTTGCTGGTCAAAAAGCTGAGTGGGACAAATTAAAAGATGAACAAACTATAACTGCAGATGGTAAACATATTGAACTAGCTGCAAATATTGGTACTCCTAAAGATTTAGTAGGAGTAAAAAACAACGGTGGAGAAGCTGTTGGACTATACCGTACAGAATTCCTTTATATGGATTCACCTGATTTCCCTTCTGAGGAAGATCAGTTCAAAGCCTATAAAGAAGTTTTAGAAGGTATGGAAGGTAAAGCTGTTGTTGTTCGTACAATGGATATTGGCGGAGACAAAGAATTACCTTACCTAACATTGCCACATGAAATGAATCCATTCTTGGGTTACCGTGCAATTCGTATTTGTTTAGCACAACCGGATATGTTTAGAACACAATTACGTGCATTATTACGTGCGTCTGTTTTTGGACAATTACGTATTATGTTCCCAATGATTGCAACTTTACAAGAATTCCGTCAAGCTAAAGGAATGCTTTTAGAAGAAAAAGCAAAATTAGTAAGTGAAGGCGTGGAAGTTTCAGAAAATATCGAAGTTGGTATCATGATCGAAATTCCTGCTGCTGCTGTTATTGCAGATAAATTTGCTAAAGAAGTTGACTTCTTCAGTATCGGTACCAATGACTTGATTCAATATACTATGGCTGCTGACCGTATGAATGAACGTGTTTCTTATCTTTACCAACCATATAATCCATCAATCTTACGTTTAATTAAAAATGTTATTGATGCTTCTCACAAAGAAGGAAAATGGACAGGTATGTGTGGAGAAATGGCGGGAGATCAAACGGCTGTACCTCTTCTAGTAGGATTAGGACTAGACGAGTTTTCAATGAGTGCTTCAAGTATTCTTAAAACTCGTAGTTTAATGAAACGTTTAGATACAAAACAAATGGCTGAATTAGCTGATAAAGCAATCAATGAATGTGATACTGCTGATGAAGTTGTAGAACTTGTTCAAACGTACACTAAATAA
- a CDS encoding NAD(P)-dependent oxidoreductase: protein MTKKIGFIGTGVMGASIVKHLLAADYSVTVYNRTKSKADELISLGAKWADTPAEVTEKNELVFTIVGYPQDVEETYFGENGIFKTATENHILVDMTTSTPTLAQKLYEEGNKRGIKVLDAPVSGGDLGAKNGTLTVMVGGDESTYEKVKPVFDLFSAKVNLQGKAGSGQHTKMANQIMIAGTMTGMAELLVYANAANLDLEKVLDTVGGGSAQNWSLANYAPRILKEDYTAGFFVKHFIKDLKIALDEAEKMSLDLPATRQAKELYEDLAQNGFENDGTQAIIKLWWPEGQRPNN, encoded by the coding sequence GTGACAAAAAAGATAGGTTTTATTGGAACGGGAGTAATGGGTGCTTCAATTGTTAAACACTTATTAGCAGCTGATTATTCTGTAACAGTCTATAATCGTACTAAGAGTAAAGCAGATGAGTTGATTAGTTTAGGAGCAAAATGGGCTGATACTCCAGCTGAAGTAACAGAAAAGAATGAACTTGTTTTTACAATTGTTGGATATCCGCAAGATGTAGAAGAAACTTATTTTGGCGAAAATGGTATTTTTAAGACAGCTACTGAAAATCATATCTTAGTAGATATGACGACTAGTACCCCTACATTGGCTCAAAAATTATATGAAGAAGGTAATAAAAGAGGTATTAAAGTTCTTGATGCTCCAGTTTCTGGAGGAGATTTAGGAGCGAAAAATGGAACCTTGACTGTTATGGTAGGTGGAGATGAAAGTACTTATGAAAAAGTAAAACCCGTTTTTGATTTATTTTCTGCTAAAGTGAACTTACAGGGAAAAGCAGGCAGTGGACAGCACACTAAAATGGCTAATCAAATTATGATTGCTGGTACAATGACTGGAATGGCTGAGCTATTGGTTTATGCTAATGCCGCAAACTTAGATCTTGAAAAAGTATTGGATACAGTTGGTGGAGGCAGTGCGCAAAATTGGTCATTAGCAAATTATGCACCACGAATTCTTAAAGAAGACTATACCGCTGGATTTTTTGTTAAACATTTTATTAAAGACTTAAAAATTGCATTGGACGAGGCAGAAAAAATGTCATTAGATTTACCAGCTACTCGTCAAGCTAAAGAACTATATGAAGATTTAGCACAAAATGGTTTTGAAAACGATGGGACACAAGCTATTATTAAATTATGGTGGCCGGAAGGTCAACGTCCTAATAATTAA
- a CDS encoding pyridoxal phosphate-dependent aminotransferase yields MNPLQDRFNNQTYKIEVSDIRKFDERVSIIDGMLKLTLGEPDFNTPSHIKEAAIDAITANQSHYTGMAGDINLREAASIFMKKKYAVSYSPKNEVLVTVGATEAISASLLAILNPGDKILVPSPIFPGYEPLITLSQAIPVFIDTSVNGFVLTPGMIDTAMKEHGNDVKAIILNYPSNPTGVTYLREEVKALAETIKKYPIFAISDEIYSELTYDNEHVSIAEYMRDQTIIINGLSKSHAMTGWRIGFIFAPEELISQIIKVHQYLVTCASSISQKGALAALTTGIDDALPMKKEYRKRRDYLFEEFTQLGFEVARPNGAFYLFAKIPEGHLQNSMSFCIDLAEKNKLALIPGSAFGSAGEGYIRISYAASMEKLEEAVKRLRSYMTIPPKAV; encoded by the coding sequence ATGAACCCATTACAGGATCGTTTTAATAATCAAACCTACAAAATTGAAGTTTCAGATATTCGTAAATTTGACGAGCGTGTATCTATAATAGATGGCATGCTTAAATTAACGTTAGGTGAACCAGACTTCAATACACCTAGCCATATTAAAGAAGCTGCTATAGACGCAATTACTGCTAATCAGTCACATTACACAGGGATGGCTGGAGATATCAACTTACGAGAAGCAGCCTCTATCTTCATGAAGAAAAAATACGCTGTGTCTTATAGCCCCAAAAATGAAGTCTTAGTAACCGTTGGTGCCACTGAAGCTATATCTGCTTCGTTACTAGCCATTCTAAATCCTGGCGATAAAATATTGGTCCCTTCGCCTATTTTTCCAGGTTACGAGCCATTGATCACTCTGAGTCAAGCTATACCTGTTTTTATTGACACAAGCGTTAACGGGTTTGTATTAACTCCTGGAATGATTGATACTGCAATGAAAGAACACGGCAATGATGTCAAAGCCATTATTTTAAATTATCCAAGCAACCCTACTGGTGTTACCTACTTACGAGAAGAAGTTAAAGCTCTTGCAGAAACCATCAAAAAATATCCTATATTTGCTATCAGTGATGAAATCTACAGTGAACTAACGTATGATAATGAACATGTTTCTATTGCTGAGTATATGAGAGATCAAACCATCATCATTAATGGCTTATCAAAATCTCATGCTATGACTGGATGGAGAATCGGTTTTATCTTTGCACCAGAAGAACTTATAAGCCAAATTATTAAGGTCCATCAATATCTTGTAACTTGTGCCTCTTCTATCTCTCAAAAAGGAGCGTTAGCGGCTTTAACTACTGGAATAGACGATGCACTACCAATGAAAAAAGAATACCGTAAAAGAAGAGATTATTTATTTGAAGAATTTACCCAGTTGGGTTTTGAAGTTGCCCGTCCAAACGGTGCGTTTTATCTTTTTGCAAAAATTCCAGAAGGGCATTTACAAAATAGCATGAGCTTTTGTATTGATTTAGCTGAAAAAAACAAGCTTGCTTTAATACCAGGATCTGCTTTTGGAAGCGCTGGGGAAGGCTACATACGCATCAGTTATGCTGCCAGCATGGAAAAATTAGAAGAAGCGGTAAAAAGATTGCGCAGCTATATGACTATTCCTCCTAAAGCTGTTTAA
- a CDS encoding YkuJ family protein: protein MTTSQLVGIIRRLEAMLEDTESEVQVRRFEKEGNERCVITYDAKTETFELLETSTQQVYQFDDVDLVAMEIFELLQD from the coding sequence ATGACAACTTCACAATTAGTTGGGATTATTCGCCGATTGGAAGCTATGCTAGAAGATACAGAAAGTGAAGTTCAAGTTCGTCGATTTGAAAAAGAAGGAAACGAACGTTGTGTTATTACGTACGATGCAAAAACTGAAACATTTGAATTGTTAGAAACCTCTACTCAACAAGTATATCAATTTGATGATGTAGACTTAGTTGCTATGGAAATATTTGAATTGCTTCAAGATTAA
- a CDS encoding homoserine dehydrogenase, whose protein sequence is MADQLRIGILGFGTVGSGVLRILKNHEPKLNQVTGTTLKVKKVLVRDLKKQRGSIADGVELTMDADEIINDPEIDIVVEVMGSIDQAKEYIKKALTAGKHVVTANKDLIALHGNELVALAKEYNCDLYYEASVAGGIPILRTIVDSLASDEIQKVFGIVNGTTNFILSQMTNEGKSYSEALKEAQELGFAESDPTNDVDGIDAARKMVILTRLAFGMNVELDQIETKGIRDLQQEDIKMAERLGYKIKLIGSAIQSESRISVDVGPILVPVNHPLASVQNENNAVFVVGAAVGETMYYGPGAGELPTANSVVSDVITVAKNIRLGTSGNVFSSYQHETNLAEDTKVFNKYYIAIEMQDKTGQFLALTKLFSQFDIGFDQIIQQPLSSDMAKVVIVTHKITKAQQKELINAFKDTNEMNLLVCFKVMEGN, encoded by the coding sequence ATGGCAGACCAATTGCGAATAGGTATTTTAGGATTTGGAACGGTTGGAAGTGGTGTATTACGTATTTTAAAGAACCATGAGCCGAAGTTAAATCAAGTAACAGGAACAACTTTAAAAGTGAAAAAAGTTTTGGTACGAGACCTGAAGAAACAACGTGGATCAATTGCGGATGGAGTAGAGTTGACCATGGATGCAGATGAAATTATAAATGATCCTGAAATAGACATTGTAGTGGAAGTTATGGGAAGTATCGATCAAGCAAAAGAGTATATTAAAAAGGCGTTGACAGCTGGAAAACACGTTGTTACAGCAAATAAAGATTTAATTGCTTTGCATGGGAATGAATTAGTCGCTCTAGCAAAAGAATACAACTGTGATTTATACTATGAAGCGAGTGTTGCAGGTGGAATCCCAATTTTACGTACGATTGTAGATAGTCTAGCTTCTGACGAAATACAAAAGGTTTTTGGTATTGTTAATGGAACAACAAATTTCATCTTGTCACAAATGACAAATGAAGGGAAATCTTATAGTGAGGCTTTGAAAGAAGCACAAGAATTAGGTTTTGCTGAAAGTGATCCAACAAATGACGTTGACGGTATTGATGCTGCTCGTAAAATGGTTATATTAACACGTTTAGCTTTTGGAATGAATGTGGAACTAGACCAAATTGAAACTAAAGGGATTCGTGATTTACAACAAGAAGATATTAAAATGGCTGAGAGACTAGGCTATAAAATTAAATTGATTGGATCAGCTATTCAAAGTGAAAGTCGAATTAGCGTAGATGTAGGTCCTATATTAGTACCAGTAAATCATCCACTAGCAAGTGTTCAAAATGAGAACAATGCTGTCTTTGTAGTAGGTGCGGCTGTTGGAGAAACCATGTACTATGGTCCTGGAGCTGGAGAACTGCCGACCGCAAATAGTGTGGTAAGCGATGTGATTACAGTAGCCAAAAATATACGTTTAGGCACAAGTGGTAATGTCTTTAGTTCCTATCAGCATGAAACGAATCTTGCAGAGGATACAAAAGTATTCAATAAGTATTACATTGCCATTGAAATGCAAGATAAAACAGGACAATTTTTGGCACTTACAAAATTATTTAGCCAATTTGATATTGGTTTTGACCAAATTATACAACAACCCCTTTCAAGCGATATGGCAAAAGTAGTGATAGTGACACATAAAATTACTAAAGCGCAGCAAAAGGAATTAATAAATGCCTTTAAAGACACAAACGAAATGAATTTACTTGTTTGCTTTAAAGTGATGGAGGGAAATTAA
- the thrC gene encoding threonine synthase, with the protein MYQGLLEKYKDQLPVTDKTPMISLYEGNTPLIPLTNLSKELGVTLYGKYEGLNPTGSFKDRGMVMAVAKAKEEGAKAIICASTGNTSAAAAAYATRAGLKAYIVIPDGKIAMGKLAQAVMYGADIISIQGNFDQALKSVRKLAETEAVTLVNSVNPYRIEGQKTAAFEVCEDLGKAPDVLAIPVGNAGNISAYWKGFKEWNEIKQTGLPRMHGYEAEGAAAIVQGEIIEYPETIATAIRIGNPASWKLAEAARDESKGKIDFVTDDEIINAYRKVAAMDGVFIEPGSAASLAGVIKDVKGGAIKKGETVVCVFTGNGLKDPDTALEVTTIPISKMDDLEDMRKHLQAGVEKL; encoded by the coding sequence ATGTATCAAGGATTACTTGAAAAATATAAAGATCAATTGCCAGTAACAGATAAAACACCCATGATTTCTTTGTATGAAGGGAACACACCTTTGATTCCGTTAACTAATCTTTCGAAAGAATTGGGTGTAACACTTTATGGAAAATATGAGGGACTAAATCCTACTGGTTCATTTAAAGATCGTGGAATGGTTATGGCAGTTGCTAAAGCAAAAGAAGAAGGAGCAAAAGCGATCATTTGTGCATCAACTGGAAATACAAGTGCTGCAGCTGCGGCATATGCTACACGTGCAGGACTTAAAGCCTATATTGTTATTCCGGATGGAAAAATTGCTATGGGTAAATTGGCACAAGCCGTCATGTATGGTGCTGATATTATCTCGATCCAAGGTAACTTTGATCAAGCTTTAAAATCAGTTCGAAAGTTAGCTGAAACGGAAGCTGTTACTCTAGTCAATTCGGTAAACCCTTATCGAATTGAAGGGCAAAAAACAGCCGCTTTTGAAGTTTGTGAAGATCTGGGAAAAGCGCCAGATGTATTAGCAATTCCAGTTGGGAATGCTGGGAATATTTCTGCTTATTGGAAAGGGTTTAAAGAATGGAATGAGATAAAGCAAACAGGGCTACCTAGGATGCATGGGTATGAAGCAGAAGGAGCAGCTGCGATTGTCCAAGGGGAAATTATTGAGTATCCTGAAACGATTGCAACGGCTATTAGAATTGGAAATCCAGCTAGCTGGAAATTAGCTGAGGCTGCTCGAGATGAATCCAAAGGTAAAATAGATTTTGTTACAGATGATGAAATTATCAATGCTTATCGAAAAGTTGCTGCTATGGATGGTGTATTTATTGAACCGGGATCTGCTGCTTCTTTAGCAGGAGTGATTAAAGATGTTAAAGGTGGTGCTATTAAAAAAGGCGAAACTGTTGTCTGTGTATTTACAGGAAATGGTTTGAAAGATCCAGATACAGCACTTGAAGTCACAACTATTCCTATTTCAAAGATGGATGACTTAGAAGATATGAGGAAACATTTGCAAGCAGGGGTTGAAAAATTATGA
- the thrB gene encoding homoserine kinase has protein sequence MKIIVPGTTSNLGPGFDSCGLALNLYLTLEVGPETESWVIHHTLGENIPSDETNLIIKTALSLVPNIQPRELWMESEIPATRGLGSSSAAIVAGIELANQLAELKLSKKEKVAIASNLEGHPDNAAPAILGDFVIASKIKDSTFAVKHTFPDTGILAVIPNHELLTKESREVLPEKLAYAQAVQASSISNVMISAILADDLNLAGAMIENDLWHENYRKELVPHLVPIRELAKKNGAHATFLSGAGSTVLILAPYSSLDAIRKVVKANFNDTTVQKVQVEREGLKVQA, from the coding sequence ATGAAAATAATTGTACCAGGAACAACATCAAATCTAGGGCCAGGTTTTGATTCCTGTGGGTTAGCTTTAAATTTATATCTGACGCTAGAAGTTGGGCCTGAAACGGAAAGTTGGGTGATTCATCATACCCTTGGAGAAAATATTCCAAGCGATGAAACAAACCTGATTATCAAAACGGCTCTTTCGCTTGTTCCGAATATCCAACCTCGAGAACTATGGATGGAAAGTGAGATACCGGCAACGCGTGGATTAGGAAGTAGTTCAGCAGCCATTGTTGCAGGAATTGAATTGGCTAATCAACTTGCTGAATTAAAGTTAAGCAAAAAAGAGAAAGTGGCGATTGCTTCTAATCTAGAAGGACATCCTGATAATGCGGCACCAGCTATATTAGGCGATTTTGTGATAGCCAGCAAAATAAAAGACAGTACTTTTGCTGTAAAACATACGTTTCCAGATACCGGCATCTTAGCAGTCATTCCAAACCATGAATTGCTGACAAAGGAAAGTCGGGAAGTACTGCCGGAAAAATTGGCTTATGCACAAGCGGTCCAAGCAAGTTCTATCAGTAATGTGATGATCTCAGCTATTTTAGCGGATGACTTGAATTTAGCTGGCGCAATGATAGAAAATGACTTATGGCATGAAAACTATCGCAAAGAACTGGTGCCTCATTTAGTACCGATTCGGGAATTAGCAAAGAAAAATGGAGCGCACGCTACCTTTTTAAGTGGTGCTGGTTCCACTGTCTTGATTTTAGCTCCTTACTCAAGCTTAGATGCTATAAGGAAAGTAGTAAAAGCCAATTTCAATGATACAACTGTGCAAAAAGTTCAGGTTGAACGAGAGGGTTTGAAAGTACAAGCATAA
- a CDS encoding copper homeostasis protein CutC: MYLKEVCLENYSSIPKAIAKGATRIELCDYLSSGGTTVSKGVMHEAADYCAEKMIPLMAIIRPRSGNFVYNDSELKIMGYDLIEARNLGLDGVVFGCLTEDNWIDEDAMEQLLEEAYGLQVTFHMAFDAIPVEKQFEAINWLADRGVQRILTHGGNSHVPIEETLPHLKKLVDYAKDRILILPGGGITNENAADIQQYLGVTELHGSKLVGEL; this comes from the coding sequence ATGTATTTAAAAGAAGTATGTTTAGAAAATTATAGTTCTATCCCTAAAGCAATTGCAAAAGGGGCCACTAGAATAGAATTATGCGATTATTTAAGTAGTGGTGGAACAACAGTCAGCAAAGGTGTTATGCATGAAGCAGCAGATTATTGTGCAGAAAAAATGATACCTTTAATGGCTATCATCCGCCCTCGATCTGGTAATTTTGTCTATAATGACAGTGAATTAAAAATCATGGGCTACGATCTTATAGAAGCACGTAATTTAGGTTTAGATGGAGTCGTATTCGGCTGCTTAACAGAGGACAATTGGATTGACGAGGATGCAATGGAACAATTATTAGAAGAAGCTTATGGCTTACAAGTAACTTTCCACATGGCATTTGATGCTATTCCAGTTGAAAAGCAATTTGAAGCTATCAATTGGTTAGCTGATCGTGGTGTGCAAAGAATCTTAACTCATGGTGGAAATTCGCATGTTCCAATCGAAGAAACGTTGCCCCATCTAAAAAAACTAGTAGACTATGCAAAAGATCGAATTCTTATTCTCCCAGGTGGAGGAATAACCAATGAAAATGCTGCTGACATTCAGCAATACCTTGGTGTAACAGAACTGCACGGATCAAAACTAGTCGGCGAGCTTTAA